The Halovivax ruber XH-70 genome includes the window ACTTCGTCCTCGGCGGCGGCGTACAGCTGTGCGGCGAGCACGGAGCCAAGCGAGTACGTCGGGAAGTAGCCGAACGAGCCGTGGCTCCAGTGGATGTCCTGCAGGCAGCCCTCGGCGTCGGTCTCGGGCCGGACGCCCAGGTACTCCTCGTACTTGTCGTTCCAGACCTCGGGGACGTCTTCGACGTCGAGATCGCCCGAGATGAGGTCGCGCTCGATCTCGAACCGGACGATGATGTGCATGTGGTAGGTCAGCTCGTCCGCCTCGGTGCGGATGAGGTTGTCGTCGTAGACCTGATTCGCGGCTTCGTAGGCCTCGCGGGCCGAAACGTCGTCGAGGGCGGGGAAGCGCTCGGCGGCCGTCGGGAGGAAGCACTCCCAGAACGCTTCCGAGCGACCGACGTGATTCTCCCAGAGGCGGGACTGGGATTCGTGGACGGTGAGGTCGCGCGACTCACCCAGCGGCGTGCCGTAGCCCTCGTCGGGCAGGCCGAGCGTGTAGTTGGCGTGACCGAACTCGTGGACGGTCGAGGTGATCGAGCCCAGCAGATCCTCCTCGTCGAAGCGGGTGGTGACGCGGGCGTCGAACTGCGTCCCGGTCGAGAACGGGTGCGGTGCGGTGTCGAGGCGGCCCCGATCCCAGTCGTAGCCGACCGTATCGAGGACGTCGCGCGAGAGTTCCTCCTGCGTCTCGGGATCGAACGTGCCGTCGAACGCGCCACCGAGCTCGACGTCGCTCTCGCCGATCGCCTCGATCAGGGGGACGAGTTCGTCGCGCAGCCGTTCGAGGACGCGCTCGGCCGTCTCCAGGTCGAGGTACGGTTCGTACTCGGCGAACAACACCGCGTATGGGTCGGCGTCGGGGTCGATGTGTTCGGCGTACTCGCGCTTTTGTTCGATCAGTGTCTCGAGCGTCGGGGCGAACGTCTCGAAGTCGTCTTCTTCCTTCGCCTCCGTCCAGACGGGATGCGCGTTCGCGGTCGTCTCGGAGATCTCCTCGACGAGCTCGGTGGGAACGCTCGTCGCACGGTCGTACTTTCGGCGGATCTCGCGGACGACCGCCGATTGTGCCTCGTCGAGGTCGGCCGCCTCGAGTTCGTCGAGGAGGTTGCCCATCTCCGGATCGGTCAGCTCCTCGTGGGAGATCGACGAGAGCGTCGAGAGCTGTTTCGCCCGGGCGGGTGTCCCGCCTTCGGGCATCATGACCTCCTGGTCCCACCGAAGCACGCCCGCTCCGGCGGTGATGTTCGTGAGCCGTTCGACGCGCGATTCGAGCTCCTCGTAGGCGTCCGTGACGGACGTCGCCTCCTGTTCCGGTGCCATTGGTTGCACTTCTGTGCCGACCGACATGAACGTCGTGGTATCGGCCGGTGGGGCCGCTAGATTCACGCTGTGGCTGGCCCCTTCGTGCGGTCGAGGACGAGCGTCCCGACGATGGGTGCGGTTGAACCCTCGCTCTCACACGTTCCAGAGCTCGGTGAGACGGGTCTCGATGTCTCCGAGGACGAGGCGCAGGACGTCGCGGTAATCGGTCGGCCACGAGGCATCGTCACCGGGGGTGCTCGCTCTCGGTGGCGGATGGAAGTGATCCCGGGAATTGTGGGAATTCGGATGGCGATCCCACCGGCAGTCCCAGGTGTGATCCTCGTGGGACTCTCGATAGTGCACGGAGAAGTCGTCGTTCGTGTACCACCGAACGGACAGGGTCGCCTCAGTGACGGATTCGGGATAGAATGACGCCGAAAGCGTCACGTGTAGTTCGAGGTGTCCGCTTGAATCCGTGACGACCGCTTCAGCGACCTGCTTCGTCGCTTGCAGGTGCGTCTGGAGGAATTCGAGAATCGGACGATCGATGGGTGCGGGGCTTCCCCCGTCTCCTGCGGGCGGTGCCATCGATGTGGCTAGCCGGATACCCGTCCGGTCCCGGCACCGCTTCGTTGCTGGCGAGCGCGTTCGTGGCGCCGTCGCTCCTCGCGTGCGGTCTTCCAGTCGCCCAGATCGCTGTACACGTCGTCGATCGTCCGGTCATCGCTCGCCTCCGCAGCCGCGACAGCGTCGACGGCGGCCGGGGTCGACGCGTCGTAGACGTCCTCGTACGCGTCGATTCGCGCCGTCAATTCCCGGACGCGTTGCTGCAGGGCGTCGACGGAGTGATCGGTTGCGAGCCGATCGATTCGTCGCCACTCGAAGTAGGTGTCGTTGCGCTCGTATGTGACCGGCCGTCCATCGTGTCGAGTGACGATTCCGAGCTCGGTGAACCAGCGCAGGTACTTCCGAGCAGTTTTCGGATCGCAGTCGGCCCCTTCGGCGATTTCGTTCGCTGCCGTCGGATTGCGGGTCTGGAGGATTGTCCCGTACACGCGCTGTTCGACGTCGTCGCCGCCGAACGCGTCCTCGAAGGCGGGTGGACCACCCGATGTGTCGCCGTCGGCCATAGCAGTTCTTGCACGGCTGCGGATATAGTTCTTTCTTCGAGGAATAATTTCCTGTAGGCGGGGTGGGGATCGTGTCAGCGATACGATCTGGCCGCTACGCGACCCACGCCTCCACCGTCGCCCGGTACACCGCCCGACACCGTTCCAGGACGTCGATCGAGACGCTCTCGTCTGCGGTGTGGGCCTCTCCGGGTTCGGCCGGACCGACGATCACGCACTCGGTTCCGGCGCGGTCGGCGAGCCAGCCCGCGTCGGTCGCGTGGGGTTTCGTGACGTGGGTCGGTTCCGACTCACCACGCTGCTCGTGGACCTGGCGGGCGGCGTCGAGTACGGTGTCGGCGAACGCGTCGTCCTCGCAAGCCATCGGCGGCAGGTCCTGGTCGACGGCCCACTCGACGCCCTCGATCGCCTCGACGCGGTCGAGCGGCGCCCGTTCGCCGGGCACGGTGCGCTCGTCGACGGTGATCGTACACCGGTCCGGCACGATGTTCCAGGCCGACCCGCCGTCGATCTCCGTGACGACGACGCTGCCCGACAGCGACTCACCCGCAATCGTCACCTCGGGGGCCGACAGCTCACGGACGACGTCGACCGCCTCGCTCGCCCGGTAGATCGCGTTCGTCCCCGCCTCCGGTTCGCTCGCGTGGGCCGCCTCGCCGTGGGCGGTAATCGTGCTCGCCCGGCGGCCCTTGTGTGCAACGGCGACGTCCGTCACGCCCGATCGCGAGTAGTTCGTCGATCCCTCGCCGACGACGGCGACGTCCGGGGCGAACCCCTCGTCGATGGCGTGGCGGACGCCCTCGCCGCCGATCTCTTCGCCGACGAAACTCGCGAAGACGAGTTCGCCGCGGCCGTTCGCTCGGTCCTCCTCCGCCGCCACGTCTGCGTCCCGAAACGCCAGTGCCATTGCGGCGACGGCACCCTTCATGTCCGCCGTCCCGCGGCCGTAGAGCCGGCCGTCGCGTTCCGTGACGACGTACTCGTCTGCGCCGCGGCCGTTCGCGCCCCCACCGTCCTCGCTGGCGTCTCGATCGACCGTTTCGCGATCGTCAGCCCCGCTCTCCGCGACCTGTGACGCGTCCGGCGGGACGACGTCGTGGTGGCCGACGAGGGCGAGCGCCCTCCCGTCGGGATCGCCGCGACGGGCGAGGACGTTGCCAGCGGCGTCGCGCGTCACCGACGCATCGGTTTCCGTTCGGAGCCAGTCTTCGAGGAAGTCACCGGCGGCGGTCGCGTCCTCGTGGCTCGGGATCGCGGTGAGTTCACGGGTCAATTCGACGAGGGTCATGGCCGACCCATCGACGGCGTCGCTGTTCAGTCCACCGGAACCGGCGGGGGTATCCCGGCGAGTCAGTCCACCCGCTCGTAGACCGGCGGCGCTGTCTCTGGTGGCTCGTCGGTGAGCCGGGCGACCGACGTCCGCATCTCGCGCAGGCTGGCGGTCTGTTGCTGACTGGCCGCCGCGACCGATTCCGCGGCGCTCGCGACCTCGTCGGCCGACCCCGAGAGCTCGGCGAGTGTCTCTGCCGCCCGCTCGACCCCGCGGGCCTGCTGGTCGGCCGCGCTGGCGACGTCTTCCATGCCCGCGGCCGTCGATTCGGCCGCCTCGTGGATCTTCTCGAGCGAGTCGACCGTCTCTCGGACGCGATCGGTGCCGGTGTCGACGCGAGCGACGGTTTCTTCGGTCGTCGCGATCGTCGCCGACGCCTCCTCGCGAACCGCTTCGACGGCGTCTTCGATCGCTCCCAGATCGGCTTTCGTCTGCTCGGCGAACGACCGCACTTCCGACGCGATGATGTCCATGGTCTCGTTCGTCTGATCGCCCGACCGGGAGGACTCGATCTTGGCGTTCGCCGCCAGCACCGTCGTGCGATTGGCGAGGTCGTCGAGCCGATCGACGATTTCGTCGATTTCGTCGGTCCGGGCCGCGAGCCCCTCGACCGCCTCGGCGACGCGGTCGGTCGCGTCCTCGATGGCCGCGAGTTCGGCCACCGCGTCGTCGGCCGCCTCGACGCCGTCGGCCGCGAGGCGCTCGGTTCGGTCGCTCTCCGTACCGACCTCGTCCGCGACGCCAGCAACCTCCTCGACGGCGGCGCTGACCTCGTCGAGTTCGCGTGCGGCCTGTCCGATTGCCGCAGCCTGGGATTCTGTGTGGTCGCTGATCGTTTCGGCGCGTTCCGCGACGTCTTCGCTGGCGTCGGACAGCTCCCCGAGCGGCGTCTGGACGTCCGTTTCGACCTCGGCGGCGAGTCGCTCGCGCCGCTCGATCGACTCCTCGAGCCGCTGTGCGTAGGAGTCGACGTACGTGTCGGTCGCGATCTGCATATCGAGGTTGATGATCCGCAACAGCGAGAGGACGTCCATCATGCCGTCGTCGATGGCGTCCCTGACGGCCCGCTCGAACGACTCCTCGAGGCCGTCGTCGCCGTCCGCGTCCTCGCCGCCGAGCCCCAGCGCGCCGACGAACCGGCCGAGGCCGCCCACGTCCTGTTCGGCCTCGCGCTCGGCGGCCCACGCCTCGATGGCATCGACGACTTGCGCCTGGACGCGCTCGTTCATCCGCGACAGGATGAGATCGTAGTAGACGCCGTACTGCCCCACGTAGTGTTTCAGGGGCATATCGAGTAGTTCGTGCAGTTTGCCGATCCGGGTCCGGTTCTCGAAGTACGACCGGTCGTAGTCGCCGGTCGCGAGCGAGACGAGGTAGGCCTGCTGGGTCCGTTTGAGCGCCTCGACTCCTTTTGGCGAGCGGTCGACGATCGCCCGGGTCTCCTCGTACTCGAGGACGTTCTCGTAGAAGTCGTCGGCGATGACCGCCGCATTGGCCCGCAAGAGCGGTTCGAGGTCGGCCAGTCGGCGCTCGTCGGCCTCGTCGAACCCGATGAACTCCTTGCGCCACGCGATCTCCTCGTAGTCGAGCCCGATCCGGCAGACGAGTTCGTCGACATCGAGAGCGTCGTTTAGTCCACCGTGCCCGAACATCTGCTGCGGTTGCATGATGGGAACGTGTTCGGGTGTTTCGGTAAGTGTCCGAGAGCGTTCCCGGCCGCTGAGAATCCGATCAGCCTCCCGTCGTCCGATCGTTCCTTGCTGGCTCCACCCGGTGGGGCGTTTCGACGTGCTGCCGGCAATCACCGTGTCGATCGCCGGGCACGGTGCTCGTGGGCGTGGCGCGTTGTATGGGCCTGAACGGTTTTACCGGTCGCCGTTCAATTCAGGGTGATGACTGCGTACGGCGTCGCGGACCTTGTCGTCCTCGCGCTCGATTCGACCGGTGCCGTCGACGAGCGGGCGGACGGGAGCGCGACGACGGTCGAACTGAGCGAGACGATCGCGTTCGGCGAGTCGCTGGCTGACCGCGTCCAGCTCCTCGCCGCGCTCTCCTCGCTGACCCGGTCGGGCCTCGTCGAGGAGTCGGTCGACGACGCCGACCGGACACGATATCGGCTGACGGACGCGGGGCACGACCGCGTCGCGGAGCTGCGAACGGAACTGGCCGACGAACGGGTCACCGTTTTCGACGGCACCGACACGATCGAGTGCGACCTGTGCGACGTTCCCGAGACCGTCGATATCTCGGTCGCGGAAGCCCTCGTCCGCCGCTCGCCGTCGGGCGAACTCCTCCTCGAAGCGGCGTTCGACGATGTGGTCGACCGTGTGGAGACGTTCGACCGACTGACGGCGGCGTTCGAGTCGCTCACAACGACGAACCCGGCGGACTCTATCGAGACCGACGCCGGCCAGCCTCCCTCCAACACAACCCAGACGGTCGTCGTCACCGGTGACGCGGGCGTCGGCAAGACGACGGTCGTCGAGGCGTTCGTCGAGCGCGTCCGGGAGCGGTGTGCGGACGTCTTCGTCGGCCGCAGTCGGCCCGGCGGCGATGCGCCGTTCGAACCGATCGAAGCCGCACTCGACGCGGGCGACGCGACCACGCCCGCCTTCGACGTCGACACCGTGCTCGAGACACCCGATGCCGAAACCTACCGGGCCCACCGGACGCGTCTGTACGCCGACGTCGCAACGTGGCTCGAAACGCGCGCGGCCGACGGCCCGGTCGTGCTGGTCGTCGAGGACCTGCAGTGGGCCGATAGCGCGACGCTCGACCTGCTCGCGCACCTCCACTCGTTGCTCGCATCTGCCCCCGTCTTGCTCCTGTGTACGTACCGTGGCGACGGTGTGGACGACGTGGACCCGCTCGGCGAGCGGGTGGGGGCGGACGCCGATGGACCGACCGTCCTCCCGCTCTCGCCGTTCGACCGGGAGACGACGGCGACGCTGGTCGAACACGAACTCGGTCAGCGCGGCGTCCCCGCGGCCTTCACCGACGCCGTCTACACGGTGACGGGTGGGAACCCCCTGTTCGTCGTCGAGACGGTCGCCGCGGCGCTCGAGGACGGCTCGCTCGATCCGCGGGTCGACCGATACCCGACGGATACCGACACCCTCTCCGCGCCGGATGTCGTCGAGACGACGATCCGCCGCCGGTTCGACCGCCTCGACGACGAGACGCGCGAACTGGTCGACGTCGGCGCACTCGTCGACGAACCGATCACCGTCGAGACCCTCGGCGCGCTCTGTGCGCTCTCGCCGACGCGACTGCGAGACCGGGTCGACCTGCTCGTCGACGCCGGCATCTGGCGTGAGACGGACGGCGGGTATCGATTCCGCAGCGACGTCCTCCGGAGCGGCGCCAGATCGGCACTCGACGCGGACCGTCGTCGGGACCGCCACCGGGAGATCGCCACCCTGCTGGCAGCCGACGATGACCCGAACCACGCCCGGATCGCGACGCATTTCGATCGGGCGGATGAGGCGGCGGCTGCCCTCGAACAGTACCAACTCGCAGCCGCGGACGCGGAAGCCACGTACGCTCACGACGTAGCGGCCGCACACTACGAACGCGCCCTGTCGATCGCACGCGACCTCGACCGTGACGACGACGCGCTGGCCCTGCTCGAATCGCTCGGCGACAGTTACTACACCCGCGGCGAGTTCGACGCGGCAGACCGGTACTTCCGGTACGTCCGTGAGGCCACCGACGAGCCGGACCGGATCCGGCGCAGTTACTACTACCAGGCCCGGATGCACTTCGAGCAGAGCGAGTACGAGCAGACGAAGACGTTCGCCCGGCGCGGCCTCGACGTCGGCGGTGACGAGGTCACCGAGGCAGTCTGCTGGCTCGTCGATTACCTCGGCAGCGCGCACATGAAGTGCGGCGAGCACGAGGCGGCGGTCGAGCAGTTCGAGCGCCAGCGGACGCTCGCCGAGTCGATCGACTTCGCGCTCTCGCTTGGTCGATCCCACCAGAATCTCGCCAACGTCTCTCGCCGCACCGGGGCGATCGAGGAGGCCGTCGAGTACGGCGAACGAGCCGTCTCGTTGCTCGAAACGGCGTCGGCCGACCGCGAACTCGCCCGCTGTCTCAACGACGTCGCGCTCGTCTACCGGAGCGCGGGGCGGACCGACGCGTACGTCGAGACGCTCGAACGCTGTCACGACGTCGCCGAGGAGACGGGAAACGTTCGGGCGCGCATCCTCGCCAAGCACAACCTCGGCGTCGCCGCTCAGAGCCGGGGCGACTGGGAAGACGCACGGTCGTACTACGAGGACGTCATCGACCTTGGTGAGCGTGCCGGCGACGCAGACACGGTCGCGACCGCGCTGTGGAACCTGGGCGCCATGGACCTGTCCGTCGGCGACGCCCCAGGGGCGATCGACGGGTTCGAACGGGCACTCTCGCTCGTCGACGAATCGGAAGCGGTCGAACAGCGGACCCACTTTCACACCCACCTGAGTCGGGCCTACCAGCTTGCCGACGACGTCGATGCCGCGCGCTGGCACGTCGCGATGGGACTCAGACTGGCCGCCGAACACGACCTCTCTCACCTGCGGGGGGCCAGCGCGATCAACGCCGCGGCGCTCGAACGGGCGCAGGGGGCCGTCGACCCGGCGCTCGAACACCTGCAGTCGGCCACCTCGATTCTCGGCTCTATCGAGGACGTTCGCACCGAAACCTCCCTGCTCGACCAGTTCGCTCGGACACACCTGGCGGCCGACGAGCCCGGCACTGCGATCGAATATGCCCGCCGTGCGCACGATGTCGCGCCCGAGGGCAACCGACAGGAGACGATAGCCGTCGAGGTAACCCTGGGCGCGGCGCTTCGTGCCACCGGGCAGCGAGCGGCGGCCCGGGATCGCCTCGAGACCGCCCTCGCCGACGCATCGGGCCTCTCCGCGCTCGCGGAAATTCGCGCCCGGCGTGAACTGGCGCGCCTCGAACGTGACGAAGGGAACACCGGTCACGCGCGTGAGCACTACGAAACCGGGATCGAACTCGCGGCATCGGCCGGAATGACGCTGTACGAAACGCAGTTGTCGGACGAGGTAGCGGTACTCGACGCGGACGTCGCCGTGACTGACGGCAAGTAGTCCGATTCAACCCGCTCGCCTCACGATCCTACCTGGCACGCTCCAGGTGAACGCAGAACTGGGCGCCGCCCAGGGGCGAATCGTCGACGGTGAGTTCGCCGCCGTAGGTGTCCGCGATCTCGGCGGCGAGGTGGGTACCGAGGCCCGTCCCGCCGGACTCGCCGATCGAGACGCCGCGATCGAAGATGCGCTCGTGGTCGGCCGGATCGATACCGTCGCCGTCGTCCTCGACGAAGACGGTCACGGCGTCGTCGGTGGCGGCCGTCCGAATGCGGATCTGGGTGCCACCGGAGTGGACCAGGGCGTTTTCTACGAGATTGGCGAAGAGTTCTTTGAGCAGCGTGCCGCCTGTGACGTGGAGTTCGTCCACGTCGGTCTCGACGTCGACGTCGTGCTGGCTCGCCAGGTCGGCGTGGCGATCGACGGTCTCGCGAATCACTCTGGAAAGTGAGATCGACGAGAGTTCCTCGTCGGCGTCGAGCTGGTGGAGCGTCCGGACGTTCTCGACGAGGTCGATCGCCTCGGTGACGCCGTTCTCCGCGTACGCGTGGTACTCTCGCTGCTGGTCGGTCAGATCCGTCTCGGCGAGCAGGTCGAGGTAGCCGTCGATGACGGTGAGTTTGTTCCCCAGGTCGTGTCTGAGCACGGAGTGGAGGAACTCGGCGCGCTCTTTGGCTTCGGTTCGCTCGGTCGTGTCGGTCGCGACGCAGACGATCCCCTCGACGCTGCCCGCGTCGTCCGTCATCACCGACGCGGAGAGGCTCGTCGGCACGGCCTCGCCGTCTTTGGTCTCGAAGTAACTCTCCAGATCGGTGACACTCCCTTCACGAAGGAGGTGCTCGATCAGCTCGCCCGAGTGTAACATCGAGGAGAGTTCGACGTCGTCGCTCGACTCGGCGAGGACGTAGTCGATCGGCTTGCCGACGAGCTCGTCGGGGTCGTAGCCGAGCATCTCCCCGACGGCCTCGTTCGCCATACGGATCCGGCCGTCGGGGCCGAGCTTCACGAGGACGTCGACCATCGTGTCCATCAGGTTCTCCAGGTCGGCGGTCCGCTGGCGAACCCGGTCCGCGAGCTCCGACCGCGAGAGAATCGTCAGTTCGTCCGCCCCGTCCAGGCCCCGATCGTCCATTCAGGTGATCGTTGACTCCGTGACTATTCAAGCCAACGGTCGACTGGATCTCGCCGATCGGCGAGAATCGCACGGTGGACGGGACGGGACCCACCCGGACTACCCCGCAATCGTTCGACAGGTGGTCCACCCGGACGTACTCCGCAATCGTTCGACAGGTGGACACCCTTATCAGCGTACGTAACCGAGAGCCGGTATGCACGTCGTGCCGGATACCAGTGTGGTGATCGACGGCCGCGTCTCGGCCTCGATCGCGGACGGGACGTTCGCGGACGCGACGGTGTCGGTCCCCGAGGCCGTCGTGGCGGAACTCGAGTCGCAGGCCAACGACGGCCTCGACAGCGGCTGGGAGGGGCTCTCGGAACTCGACTCGCTGGCCGGCCTGGCCGACGACGGCGAGATCGATCTCGAGTACATCGGCGAGCGCCCGACGGCGGGCGAACGAGGGCGCGCCTCGGAGGGCGAGATCGACGCACTCATTCGCGATCTGGCCGAGGAACGTGACGCGACGTTCGTCACGAGCGACGTCGTCCAGGCCGAAGTCGCGAAGGCCAAGGGCCTCACCGTCGAGTACATCTCGCCGAAGTCGCGAGACGTGGGAACGCTCACGATCGAGGACTTCTTCGACGACGAGACGATGAGCGTCCACCTCAAGACGGACACGATCCCGAAGGCCAAGCGGGGCGCCCTGGGCGAGATGCGCTACGAGGAGATCGCCGACGAGCTGACGGACGAGGCGACGATGGACGAGTGGGCCCGCGAGGTGGTCGACGGCGCCAAGGAGTCCCCCGACGGCTTCATCGAACTCACGGAGCCGGGGATGAAGATCGTCCAGTTCCGCGACTATCGTATCGCGGTCGCTCGCCCGCCGTTCGCCGACGGCATCGAGATCACGGCCGTCCGACCGATCGCCCAGACCGACCTCGAGGACTACGAACACGCCGACGAATTGAAAGAGCGTCTCCTCGAGCGCCAGCGCGGCGTCCTCGTCTCCGGCTCGCCGGGGGCCGGGAAGTCGACGCTCGCCCAGGCGATCGCGCGCTACCTCGAGACGCACGACTACGCGGTCAAGACGATGGAGAAACCGCGAGACCTCCAGGTCGGCCCCGAGATCACGCAGTACACCGCCCTCGGCGGCAAGATGGAGAAGACGGCCGACGCCCTCCTGATGGTCCGGCCGGACTACACCATCTACGACGAGGTCAGAAAGACCGACGACTTCGAGGTGTTCGCGGACATGCGCCTGGCGGGCGTCGGCATGATCGGCGTCGTCCACGCGACGCGTCCGATCGACGCCCTCCAGCGGCTCATCGGCCGGGTCGAACTCGGCATGATCCCCCAGATCGTCGACACCGTCGTCTACGTCGACGCCGGTGAGATCGACACGGTCTACGACGTCCAGACGACGGTCAAGGTCCCCGCGGGCCTGACCGAGGAGGACCTCGCCCGCCCGGTCATCCAGGTGACGGACTTCCAGACCGGCGTTCCTGCCTACGAGATCTACACGTTCAACCGCCAGGTCGTCACGGTGCCCCTCGACGATGACGAGGACGGCCCCGGCGCGCGCGAGTCGGGCGTCGACCGCATCGCCAAACAGGAGATCGAACGCGAGATCCGTTCGATCGCCAGGGGCTACGTCGAAGTCCGTCTCAAGAGCCAGGACAAAGCCGTCGTCTACGTCGAGGACGACGACATCTCCTCTGTCATCGGCAAAGGTGGCGGTCGCATCACCGACGTGGAGAACCGCCTGGGTATCAGCATCGACGTTCGCACGCACGAGGAGAATCCCCACTCCGGCGGGGGCGATGGCGACGCCACCGCGGGTGCTGGCAGCGCGAACGGCGGTCGATCCGGCGGCGCACAGCCGACCGGTGACCCCGTCGGCCAGCTCGTCCAGCCCGAGATCACCTCGCGCCACGTCGTCATCCCGGTCGAGGGCCACGACGGCGAGACCGTCGAGGTCCAGGCGGCCGGCGAGTACCTCTTCACCGCGACGGTGAGTCGCGGCGGTGAGATCCAGGTGTCGAGAGGCAGTGCGATCGCTGACGAACTCGAAGACGCGATCGATCACACGGAACCGATTACGGTCGTTTCGTCGTAGGCGGACCGGTCCGTGTGCGTCGAACCGCGAGCGTCGCAGATGCGAGCAGCGATCGGCGAAACTGACTGCGTGTTCGACGTCGTCCTCGCTCAGTTGCCGTTCGTCTCGATATCCTGGAAGTATATCTCCGGATTTCTGGTGTAGAAGAGTGCCCAGCCGGCGACGAGGCCGACGAGCATGGCGACCAGTTCGCGGGGAAGGCGGGGCAGGCCGAGTTCGAGGAGGCCGAAGAGCGCGACCGACGCGCCCAGGAGCGTCCCGATGACGACGAAGGTGACGTCGGTCGCGATTCGGAGGCGGTTGTGCTCCCAGTAGGGGCGTTTCTCCTCGTCGTACCAGACCCCGACGTAGATGATGACGGGTGCCATCCCGGCGATGACGGTGGCGGCGCCGAACGACACGGGCAGGCCGAGCGGATGAAAGAGGAGTGCGTTGAGCAGGTTCGTCACGAGTGCCATCACGAGGAGCCCGACGAAGAGCCACCCGGTGCGCGGCAGTCGATCGCGGTCGACGTTCATATCTCCCGACGGGTCCGCGACCGGGTTAACGGTACCGTCTCGACGAGTGACTCACCCGTTTCGATAGCGCAACTCTGCCGTTTCGCCGAATGGGCCGCCGGCAGACGAGTCGGTGGCGATCCTGTGAGCGCGATGGTGTGGCTGGCTGGAATCGTCGCGACGAGAGAACAGCGGTTGTTCGTTATTCGGCGCAGCAGGCGTCGTCGGCTGCACTGGCGTCGTCCAGCCCGCCGTCAGCGGCGACGGGTTCTTCGAGTCGGTAGAGGCTCTGGCGAGCGTCGGCGAAGTAGATGTCCTCGTCGACCATGCCAATTTCCTCGAGTCGTTCGAGCGCGTAGCGGACGGTCCGGGCCGACAGCATCGACTCCTGGACGATCTGTTTCTGGGTCAGTGGGCCGTCGTACTCCAGTACTTTGAAGACGAGCTTGGCGCTGGGGGGACAGTCGCCGAGCTCCGTCGAGTCCATTGCTTCCATCATTACGAATCGAAACACTCCAGGAGCATAAAAGTTGACGCTCTCGAATCGGTCGTCGGGGCTATCGGAAAATCGGCTCCGCTGCGGCGTGCTCAGCGGACATTCGAGATACACTCGGTCACGTTGGTCTGGACCAGGCCGTCTAGTTGGTCGAGCGGCCCAGCGGCGA containing:
- a CDS encoding DUF7342 family protein, with translation MADGDTSGGPPAFEDAFGGDDVEQRVYGTILQTRNPTAANEIAEGADCDPKTARKYLRWFTELGIVTRHDGRPVTYERNDTYFEWRRIDRLATDHSVDALQQRVRELTARIDAYEDVYDASTPAAVDAVAAAEASDDRTIDDVYSDLGDWKTAREERRRHERARQQRSGAGTGRVSG
- a CDS encoding carboxypeptidase M32; translated protein: MAPEQEATSVTDAYEELESRVERLTNITAGAGVLRWDQEVMMPEGGTPARAKQLSTLSSISHEELTDPEMGNLLDELEAADLDEAQSAVVREIRRKYDRATSVPTELVEEISETTANAHPVWTEAKEEDDFETFAPTLETLIEQKREYAEHIDPDADPYAVLFAEYEPYLDLETAERVLERLRDELVPLIEAIGESDVELGGAFDGTFDPETQEELSRDVLDTVGYDWDRGRLDTAPHPFSTGTQFDARVTTRFDEEDLLGSITSTVHEFGHANYTLGLPDEGYGTPLGESRDLTVHESQSRLWENHVGRSEAFWECFLPTAAERFPALDDVSAREAYEAANQVYDDNLIRTEADELTYHMHIIVRFEIERDLISGDLDVEDVPEVWNDKYEEYLGVRPETDAEGCLQDIHWSHGSFGYFPTYSLGSVLAAQLYAAAEDEVGDVDAQVREGAFDELNGWLRENIHRHGATYTTPDLVEKATGEGYTADYFIDYATEKYGRLYDLDEY
- a CDS encoding globin-coupled sensor protein gives rise to the protein MQPQQMFGHGGLNDALDVDELVCRIGLDYEEIAWRKEFIGFDEADERRLADLEPLLRANAAVIADDFYENVLEYEETRAIVDRSPKGVEALKRTQQAYLVSLATGDYDRSYFENRTRIGKLHELLDMPLKHYVGQYGVYYDLILSRMNERVQAQVVDAIEAWAAEREAEQDVGGLGRFVGALGLGGEDADGDDGLEESFERAVRDAIDDGMMDVLSLLRIINLDMQIATDTYVDSYAQRLEESIERRERLAAEVETDVQTPLGELSDASEDVAERAETISDHTESQAAAIGQAARELDEVSAAVEEVAGVADEVGTESDRTERLAADGVEAADDAVAELAAIEDATDRVAEAVEGLAARTDEIDEIVDRLDDLANRTTVLAANAKIESSRSGDQTNETMDIIASEVRSFAEQTKADLGAIEDAVEAVREEASATIATTEETVARVDTGTDRVRETVDSLEKIHEAAESTAAGMEDVASAADQQARGVERAAETLAELSGSADEVASAAESVAAASQQQTASLREMRTSVARLTDEPPETAPPVYERVD
- a CDS encoding M20 family metallopeptidase, yielding MTLVELTRELTAIPSHEDATAAGDFLEDWLRTETDASVTRDAAGNVLARRGDPDGRALALVGHHDVVPPDASQVAESGADDRETVDRDASEDGGGANGRGADEYVVTERDGRLYGRGTADMKGAVAAMALAFRDADVAAEEDRANGRGELVFASFVGEEIGGEGVRHAIDEGFAPDVAVVGEGSTNYSRSGVTDVAVAHKGRRASTITAHGEAAHASEPEAGTNAIYRASEAVDVVRELSAPEVTIAGESLSGSVVVTEIDGGSAWNIVPDRCTITVDERTVPGERAPLDRVEAIEGVEWAVDQDLPPMACEDDAFADTVLDAARQVHEQRGESEPTHVTKPHATDAGWLADRAGTECVIVGPAEPGEAHTADESVSIDVLERCRAVYRATVEAWVA